Proteins encoded within one genomic window of Mycolicibacterium monacense:
- the ngg gene encoding N-acetylglutaminylglutamine synthetase: MTDLGSHLDPDSDHTEAITLGLHDASPQHLVDRMADDVVLELGWGRLIFGQTFADPEKLAKVLQHEGPGRRDICIYARESHVLVARSPSELFIDPSHTYRLRFTEGEETPDPTPTGFTVRSLREPSDADAMNRVYVQCGMVPAPTDVIWENHNQVDAVDYLVAVRDDDGSVVGTVTGVDHKLLFDDPEDGSSLWTLAVDPTSSLPGVGAALTRALARLFRGRGRSYMDLSVAHNNTAAIALYEKLGFQRVPVLAVKRKNAINEPLFTHSPETVDDLNPYARIIADEAIRRGIWVEVLDAGAGEMRLSHGGRSVITRESLSEFTSAVAMARCDDKRQTRRIVSEAGITVPKGRLATFDEKDHEFLAEVGDVVVKPTRGEQGKGITVGVEGPEELDAALARAREQHPEVLIEQRAPGDDLRLVVIDGKVVAGALRMPAEIVGTGKHTIRELIETQSRRRAAATGGESQIPMDKVTEGTVKEAGWSLDDVLPEGERLRVRRTANLHQGGTIHDVTAEVNPELCRVAVAAAEAIGIPVTGIDLLVPDVTGVDYVFIEANERPGLANHEPQPTAAAFVDFLFPMQPGLPQAWTPEETPA, translated from the coding sequence ATGACCGACCTCGGATCGCACCTCGATCCCGACAGCGACCACACCGAGGCCATCACCCTCGGCCTGCACGACGCGTCGCCACAGCATCTGGTGGACCGGATGGCCGACGACGTCGTCCTCGAATTGGGTTGGGGCCGACTGATATTCGGTCAGACGTTCGCCGACCCCGAGAAGCTGGCGAAGGTGCTGCAACACGAGGGCCCCGGACGGCGGGACATCTGCATCTACGCCCGCGAGTCGCACGTGCTGGTGGCCCGCTCACCCTCGGAACTGTTCATCGACCCCAGCCACACCTACCGGTTGCGTTTCACCGAGGGTGAGGAGACGCCGGACCCGACCCCGACGGGGTTCACGGTCCGGTCGCTGCGCGAACCGTCCGATGCGGATGCGATGAACCGGGTGTACGTGCAGTGCGGGATGGTGCCCGCCCCGACCGACGTCATCTGGGAGAACCACAACCAGGTCGACGCGGTCGACTACCTGGTCGCGGTCCGCGACGACGACGGCAGCGTCGTCGGCACGGTCACCGGGGTGGACCACAAGCTGTTGTTCGACGACCCCGAAGACGGATCGAGCCTGTGGACGCTGGCCGTCGACCCGACGTCGAGCCTGCCGGGAGTGGGCGCCGCGCTCACCCGCGCGCTGGCCCGGTTGTTCCGCGGACGCGGGCGTTCGTACATGGATCTGTCGGTGGCCCACAACAACACCGCGGCGATCGCGCTGTACGAGAAGCTCGGCTTCCAGCGCGTCCCGGTGCTGGCGGTCAAGCGCAAGAACGCGATCAACGAACCGCTGTTCACCCACTCCCCCGAGACCGTCGACGACCTCAACCCGTATGCGCGGATCATCGCCGACGAGGCGATCCGCCGCGGCATCTGGGTGGAGGTGCTCGACGCGGGCGCCGGGGAGATGCGGCTGAGCCACGGCGGACGCAGCGTCATCACCCGGGAGTCGTTGTCGGAGTTCACCTCCGCGGTGGCGATGGCGCGGTGCGACGACAAGCGCCAGACCCGGCGGATCGTCTCGGAGGCCGGGATCACGGTCCCGAAGGGCCGGCTGGCGACGTTCGACGAGAAGGATCACGAATTCCTCGCCGAGGTGGGTGACGTCGTGGTCAAACCGACGCGCGGCGAACAGGGCAAGGGCATCACCGTCGGCGTCGAGGGCCCCGAGGAACTCGACGCGGCGCTGGCCCGCGCACGTGAGCAGCACCCCGAGGTGTTGATCGAACAGCGCGCACCGGGCGACGACCTGCGCCTGGTGGTCATCGACGGCAAGGTGGTCGCGGGGGCGCTGCGGATGCCGGCCGAGATCGTGGGCACCGGTAAGCACACCATCCGCGAGTTGATCGAGACCCAGAGCCGGCGTCGGGCGGCCGCGACCGGCGGCGAGTCGCAGATCCCCATGGACAAGGTCACCGAGGGCACCGTCAAGGAGGCGGGCTGGTCACTCGACGACGTCCTGCCCGAAGGGGAACGCCTGCGGGTCCGCCGGACGGCCAACCTCCATCAGGGCGGCACCATCCACGATGTGACCGCGGAGGTGAACCCGGAGCTGTGCCGGGTTGCGGTGGCCGCCGCGGAGGCGATCGGCATACCCGTCACGGGGATCGACCTGTTGGTGCCCGATGTCACCGGTGTCGACTACGTGTTCATCGAAGCCAACGAACGCCCGGGGCTGGCGAATCACGAACCACAGCCCACCGCAGCGGCTTTCGTGGACTTCCTGTTCCCCATGCAACCCGGTCTTCCGCAGGCGTGGACTCCGGAGGAGACACCCGCCTAG
- a CDS encoding alpha/beta fold hydrolase: MVTVDGFPVPVDVAGPEKGSAVVLLGAAQHSPAAYDGICQRLHTASLRTVVIGADPRLTGKAVVGILDALDVRWALLVGDRHGGELAWELAATRLDRFIGLVVIDRGHPRVPDPAGVVRDEHCPPVEMNTTALVSTPASRSVAKASQRFVYGEYRLVDLLGRRNAADSTAQLAAEIVMRTSTW; this comes from the coding sequence ATGGTCACCGTCGACGGGTTCCCCGTTCCGGTGGACGTGGCAGGCCCGGAGAAGGGTTCGGCGGTGGTGTTGCTCGGCGCGGCCCAGCACTCGCCTGCGGCATACGACGGGATCTGCCAGCGGCTGCACACCGCGTCGCTGCGCACCGTGGTGATCGGAGCCGATCCGCGCCTCACGGGTAAGGCCGTCGTCGGCATCCTCGACGCCCTCGATGTCCGGTGGGCGTTGCTGGTGGGGGACCGGCACGGTGGCGAACTGGCCTGGGAGCTGGCCGCCACCCGCCTCGACCGGTTCATCGGGCTGGTGGTGATCGACCGGGGTCATCCGCGCGTGCCGGACCCGGCCGGTGTCGTCCGCGACGAGCACTGCCCTCCGGTCGAGATGAACACCACGGCGCTGGTCAGCACACCGGCGTCACGTTCGGTGGCCAAGGCCAGCCAGCGTTTCGTCTACGGCGAATACCGCCTCGTCGACCTCCTCGGCCGGCGCAACGCCGCCGACTCCACGGCACAGCTCGCCGCCGAGATCGTGATGCGCACCAGCACCTGGTGA
- a CDS encoding cobyric acid synthase, which produces MTGGALLVAGTTSDAGKSMVVAGLCRLLARKGVRVAPFKAQNMSNNSAVTVDGGEIGRAQAMQARAAGLDPSVRFNPVLLKPGSDRTSQLVVRGRVTGTVSATDYITHRDRLADVVADELASLRAEFDVVLCEGAGSPAEINLRRTDLANMGLARRAHLPVIVVGDIDRGGVLAHLFGTVAVLHPDDQALIAGFVVNKFRGDPTLLAPGLDQLHDLTGRPTYGVIPYSDELWMDTEDSVSVVAGRTIGRPTPPRGADGLRVAAVRLPRISNSTDIEALACEPGVTVRWVTDPADVADADVVVLPGTKATVADLQWLRTAGLAEPIAAHAGAGRPLLGICGGFQMLCRHIDDAVESRAGRVDGLGLLDADIAFAAEKTLRHWTTPLQGYEIHHGQVTRCAADDWAGIGVRRDAVYGTHWHGLFDNDGFRRAWLADAAAAAGRSGFVVADDIDVSARRDAQLDVMADLLQNHLDLDAALGLVDAGPPPRPTISTGIT; this is translated from the coding sequence ATGACCGGCGGGGCGCTGCTCGTCGCAGGCACCACATCCGACGCAGGCAAGTCCATGGTGGTGGCCGGGCTGTGCCGGCTGCTGGCCCGCAAGGGGGTCCGCGTCGCGCCGTTCAAGGCGCAGAACATGTCGAACAATTCGGCGGTCACCGTCGACGGTGGCGAGATCGGCCGCGCGCAGGCCATGCAGGCGCGCGCCGCGGGGCTCGACCCGAGCGTGCGGTTCAACCCGGTGCTGCTCAAACCCGGCAGTGACCGCACCTCGCAACTCGTCGTGCGCGGGCGCGTGACCGGTACCGTCAGCGCCACGGACTACATCACCCACCGCGACCGGCTCGCCGATGTGGTCGCAGACGAACTCGCCTCTCTGAGAGCGGAATTCGACGTCGTGCTGTGCGAGGGTGCGGGTTCGCCCGCGGAGATCAACCTGCGCCGCACCGACCTGGCCAACATGGGGCTGGCCCGGCGCGCCCACCTACCGGTCATCGTGGTCGGGGACATCGACCGCGGCGGGGTGCTGGCCCACCTCTTCGGCACCGTCGCGGTGCTGCATCCCGACGATCAGGCTCTGATCGCCGGATTCGTGGTCAACAAGTTCCGCGGGGATCCGACACTGCTCGCCCCCGGCCTCGACCAACTGCACGATCTGACGGGCCGCCCGACCTACGGTGTGATCCCGTACAGCGACGAACTCTGGATGGACACCGAGGATTCGGTGTCCGTCGTCGCGGGCCGCACCATCGGGCGCCCGACGCCGCCGCGCGGCGCCGACGGTCTCCGGGTGGCGGCGGTGCGGCTGCCGCGGATCTCCAACTCGACCGACATCGAGGCCCTGGCGTGCGAACCCGGGGTGACGGTGCGCTGGGTGACCGATCCGGCCGACGTGGCCGACGCGGACGTCGTGGTGCTGCCGGGCACCAAGGCCACCGTCGCCGACCTGCAGTGGTTGCGCACCGCCGGATTGGCGGAGCCGATCGCCGCGCACGCCGGCGCGGGCCGGCCGCTGCTGGGGATCTGCGGCGGATTCCAGATGCTCTGCCGTCACATCGACGATGCGGTCGAATCGCGGGCCGGGCGGGTGGACGGCCTCGGTCTGCTCGACGCCGACATCGCATTCGCCGCCGAGAAGACGTTGCGGCACTGGACGACACCGCTGCAGGGCTACGAGATCCACCACGGCCAGGTCACCCGCTGCGCCGCCGACGACTGGGCCGGGATCGGTGTGCGGCGCGACGCGGTGTACGGCACCCACTGGCACGGCCTGTTCGACAACGACGGCTTCCGGCGGGCCTGGCTCGCCGATGCCGCGGCCGCGGCCGGCCGGTCCGGTTTCGTCGTGGCCGACGACATCGACGTGTCCGCGCGTCGCGACGCCCAACTCGACGTCATGGCCGACCTGTTGCAGAACCACCTGGACCTCGACGCCGCCCTGGGCCTCGTCGACGCCGGACCACCACCGCGCCCGACCATCTCCACCGGGATAACCTGA
- the map gene encoding type I methionyl aminopeptidase — MSVRTALRPGELSPTLPVPKSIARPEYAWRPTVAEGSEPWVQTPEVIEKMRVAGRIAAGALAEAGKAVAPGVTTDELDRIAHEYMVDHGAYPSTLGYKGFPKSCCTSLNEVICHGIPDSTVIEDGDIVNIDVTAYIDGVHGDTNATFLAGDVSEEHRLLVERTHEATMRAIKAVKPGRALSVVGRVIEAYANRFGYNVVRDFTGHGIGTTFHNGLVVLHYDQPSVETVIEPGMTFTIEPMINLGGLDYEIWDDGWTVATKDRKWTAQFEHTLVVTDTGAEILTQL, encoded by the coding sequence ATGTCTGTGCGCACCGCCCTCCGCCCCGGCGAGCTGTCTCCCACGCTGCCGGTGCCCAAGTCGATCGCGCGCCCCGAATACGCGTGGCGGCCGACCGTCGCCGAGGGCAGCGAACCGTGGGTGCAGACGCCCGAGGTGATCGAGAAGATGCGCGTCGCCGGGCGCATCGCCGCCGGCGCGCTCGCGGAGGCGGGTAAGGCCGTCGCACCCGGCGTCACCACCGACGAACTGGACCGCATCGCCCACGAGTACATGGTCGACCACGGCGCATACCCGTCGACCCTGGGCTACAAGGGTTTCCCCAAGTCCTGCTGCACGTCGCTCAACGAGGTCATCTGCCACGGCATCCCCGACTCGACCGTCATCGAGGACGGTGACATCGTCAACATCGACGTCACCGCCTACATCGACGGTGTGCACGGTGACACCAACGCCACGTTCCTCGCCGGCGACGTCTCCGAGGAACACCGTCTGCTCGTCGAGCGCACCCACGAGGCGACCATGCGGGCGATCAAGGCCGTCAAACCCGGCCGTGCGCTGTCGGTGGTCGGCCGGGTCATCGAGGCCTACGCGAACCGGTTCGGCTACAACGTGGTTCGCGACTTCACCGGACACGGCATCGGCACGACGTTCCACAACGGTCTGGTGGTGCTGCATTACGACCAGCCCAGCGTCGAGACCGTGATCGAACCCGGGATGACGTTCACCATCGAACCGATGATCAACCTCGGCGGCCTCGACTACGAGATCTGGGACGACGGCTGGACCGTCGCCACCAAGGACCGCAAGTGGACCGCTCAGTTCGAGCACACCCTGGTGGTCACCGACACGGGCGCCGAGATCCTGACCCAGCTGTGA
- a CDS encoding PaaI family thioesterase, which translates to MRTTPDHLLGQLGIHDVLESDDRFVLEMENRPDLANTRGALQGGLVATLIDIAAGRLAERHVGPGQSVTTADMTVHFLAPVVVGPARAEATIVRAGKRMIVTAVDVTDVGRDRLAARSTLSFAVLDPR; encoded by the coding sequence ATGAGAACCACCCCGGACCACCTGCTCGGTCAGTTGGGCATCCACGACGTGCTCGAGTCCGACGACCGGTTCGTCCTCGAGATGGAGAACCGGCCCGACCTCGCCAACACCCGCGGCGCCCTGCAGGGCGGGCTGGTGGCCACCCTCATCGACATCGCGGCGGGCCGACTGGCCGAGCGGCACGTCGGACCCGGGCAGAGCGTGACGACGGCGGATATGACGGTGCACTTCCTCGCACCCGTCGTCGTGGGCCCCGCGCGCGCCGAGGCGACCATCGTGCGGGCGGGCAAGCGCATGATCGTCACCGCCGTCGACGTCACCGACGTGGGACGGGACCGCCTCGCGGCCCGCTCCACGCTGAGTTTCGCGGTACTCGACCCCCGGTAG
- a CDS encoding DUF1707 SHOCT-like domain-containing protein, with amino-acid sequence MTTPAHNPAHDGEARPEPMPMRISDADRNGTLRRLHNAVALGLIDIEEFEERSALVSQARLRSDLDALVTDLPGPGAIVTSATDRVELRGVFGSLKRHGEWIVPTRLALHRRMGSIDLDLTRARFAGPIVVIELDLKFGGLDLRLPDGASASIDDVEVIVGSATDHRRDVPAEGRPHVVLTGKVVWGSVDIRGPQTGWLRRPRFLGERG; translated from the coding sequence ATGACGACCCCGGCCCACAATCCGGCCCACGACGGTGAGGCCCGCCCCGAGCCGATGCCGATGCGCATCTCGGACGCCGACCGCAACGGCACGCTCAGGCGTCTGCACAACGCCGTCGCGCTCGGCCTGATCGACATCGAGGAGTTCGAGGAACGCTCGGCGCTGGTCTCCCAGGCACGGCTGCGCTCCGACCTCGACGCCCTGGTGACCGACCTGCCGGGGCCGGGTGCGATCGTCACGTCGGCGACCGACCGCGTCGAACTGCGCGGGGTGTTCGGATCACTCAAGCGCCACGGCGAGTGGATCGTGCCGACGCGGTTGGCGCTGCACCGCCGGATGGGGTCCATCGACCTCGACCTGACCCGGGCGCGGTTCGCAGGCCCGATCGTCGTCATCGAACTCGACCTCAAATTCGGTGGGCTCGATCTGCGGCTGCCCGACGGCGCCAGCGCCTCGATCGACGACGTCGAGGTGATCGTCGGCAGCGCGACCGACCACCGTCGGGACGTCCCCGCGGAGGGCCGGCCACACGTGGTGCTCACCGGCAAGGTGGTGTGGGGTTCGGTCGACATCCGCGGCCCGCAGACCGGATGGTTGCGGCGGCCGCGGTTCCTCGGCGAACGCGGCTGA
- a CDS encoding penicillin-binding transpeptidase domain-containing protein yields MATKTSAATRVTCLLTVATVLGGLALSGCTPKPNGPEPAAEEFFAALSTGDTAAAAELADRPAEARAALNEAWAGLQATHLDAQILGSKYSEDTGSITYRYTWHLPKERTWTYDGQLNMVRDEGRWEVRWATTGLHPRLGENQSFALRADPPPRASVNERGGSDVLVPGYRYHLALDAKAAGAELMATARVVADVLRPFNPTIDAQRLAEQASSMAEPMSLIMLNQADHDRVAGVLGPRPGVVITPQPDMLPTDEEFAPAIINEVKKEVADELDGRSGWRVVTVNQNGVDVDVLNEVPGDPAPSVTISLDRAVQTAAQNAVNFTGKQAMIVAIKASTGEILAVAQNSAADAEGPLATMGLYPPGSTFKIVTAAAAIERDMATPNTMLGCPGHMDIGHRTVPNYGGFDLGTVPLSRAFASSCNTTFAELASRMPPRGLTTAAAQYGIGPDYRVEGIPTVSGSVPPTVNLAERTEDGFGQGKVVVSPFGMALVAATVAAGQTPVPRLIEGRDTVVTGAHEPVRPEVVEALRPMMRLVVTNGTAKDLAGAGDVRGKTGEAEFAGGSHSWFAGYRGDLAFAALIVGGGSSEYAVQMLRGMLDGLPADYLA; encoded by the coding sequence ATGGCAACTAAAACCTCAGCAGCAACACGGGTCACCTGTCTGCTCACGGTGGCCACGGTTCTCGGCGGCCTCGCCCTCAGTGGCTGCACCCCCAAACCCAACGGCCCGGAACCCGCGGCCGAGGAATTCTTCGCCGCGCTCTCCACGGGCGACACCGCGGCGGCCGCCGAACTCGCCGACCGCCCCGCCGAGGCGCGCGCCGCGCTCAACGAGGCATGGGCGGGTCTGCAGGCCACCCACCTCGACGCGCAGATCCTCGGGTCGAAGTACTCCGAGGACACCGGCAGCATCACCTACCGCTACACCTGGCACCTGCCCAAGGAGCGGACCTGGACCTACGACGGTCAACTCAACATGGTGCGCGACGAGGGTCGTTGGGAAGTGCGTTGGGCCACAACAGGTCTGCACCCGCGACTGGGTGAGAACCAGTCGTTCGCGCTGCGCGCCGACCCGCCGCCGCGGGCCTCGGTCAACGAGCGGGGGGGCAGCGACGTGCTGGTGCCCGGGTACCGCTACCACCTCGCGCTCGACGCCAAGGCCGCCGGCGCGGAGCTGATGGCGACCGCCCGCGTGGTCGCCGACGTCCTGCGCCCCTTCAACCCGACCATCGACGCCCAGCGCCTGGCCGAACAGGCGTCGTCGATGGCCGAGCCGATGAGCCTGATCATGCTGAACCAGGCCGACCACGACCGGGTGGCCGGCGTTCTGGGCCCGCGCCCGGGTGTGGTGATCACACCGCAGCCCGACATGCTGCCCACCGACGAGGAGTTCGCGCCGGCCATCATCAACGAGGTCAAGAAGGAGGTCGCCGACGAACTCGACGGCCGCTCCGGCTGGCGGGTGGTCACCGTCAACCAGAACGGGGTCGACGTCGACGTCCTCAACGAGGTCCCCGGCGACCCCGCGCCGTCGGTGACCATCAGTCTCGACCGGGCCGTGCAGACCGCCGCGCAGAATGCGGTGAACTTCACCGGCAAGCAGGCGATGATCGTCGCCATCAAGGCCTCGACCGGCGAGATCCTGGCCGTCGCGCAGAACTCCGCCGCCGACGCCGAGGGCCCGCTGGCCACCATGGGTCTGTATCCGCCCGGGTCGACGTTCAAGATCGTCACCGCGGCCGCCGCGATCGAACGCGATATGGCCACCCCGAACACGATGCTCGGCTGCCCGGGACACATGGACATCGGTCACCGCACGGTGCCCAACTACGGCGGCTTCGACCTCGGCACCGTGCCGTTGTCACGGGCGTTCGCCAGCTCGTGCAACACCACCTTCGCCGAATTGGCCAGCCGGATGCCGCCGCGGGGCCTGACCACCGCGGCCGCCCAGTACGGCATCGGGCCCGACTACCGGGTCGAGGGCATCCCCACGGTCTCGGGATCGGTGCCGCCCACGGTCAACCTCGCGGAGCGCACCGAGGACGGGTTCGGTCAGGGCAAGGTCGTGGTCAGCCCGTTCGGGATGGCGCTCGTGGCCGCGACGGTCGCCGCCGGCCAGACCCCGGTGCCCCGGCTGATCGAGGGCCGCGACACCGTCGTCACCGGAGCGCACGAACCCGTCCGCCCGGAGGTCGTCGAGGCCCTGCGCCCGATGATGCGCTTGGTGGTGACCAACGGCACCGCCAAGGATCTGGCCGGCGCGGGGGACGTGCGCGGGAAGACCGGTGAGGCCGAATTCGCAGGCGGCTCCCATTCCTGGTTCGCCGGGTACCGCGGAGACCTCGCCTTCGCCGCGCTCATCGTGGGCGGCGGCAGTTCCGAGTACGCGGTGCAGATGCTGCGGGGCATGCTCGACGGACTGCCCGCCGACTACCTGGCCTGA
- a CDS encoding GNAT family N-acetyltransferase, whose product MTYADHDRRIDRREIADALMRALERRHEVLDVIVASEDYDAAIEAVAALLGTSAAGGEAVLRLSFDRLTKVSRRRIAAELEDLNNQLSFTMGEQSSRPVERVVLRPFSAAEDRDVFAARTADVRAAGDGSGAPAGALDDEISAAVGRVNAEEAVWLVATVGADKIGMVFGELSGGEVNVRIWIHPEHRKRGYGTATLRASRSEMAAYFPAVPLVVRAPAAGA is encoded by the coding sequence ATGACCTACGCCGACCACGACCGCCGCATCGACCGCCGGGAGATCGCCGATGCGTTGATGCGGGCGCTGGAACGCCGCCACGAGGTCCTCGACGTGATCGTCGCCTCCGAGGACTACGACGCCGCGATCGAGGCGGTCGCCGCGCTGCTCGGAACTTCGGCCGCCGGCGGTGAAGCGGTGCTGCGGCTGTCCTTCGACCGGCTGACCAAGGTCTCGCGGCGTCGCATCGCGGCCGAACTCGAGGACCTCAACAACCAGCTCAGCTTCACGATGGGTGAGCAGTCGTCTCGGCCGGTCGAACGTGTTGTGCTGCGGCCGTTCTCGGCCGCGGAGGACCGCGATGTCTTCGCTGCGCGCACGGCGGACGTGCGCGCCGCCGGGGACGGTTCAGGTGCGCCGGCCGGCGCGCTGGACGACGAGATCAGCGCGGCCGTCGGCCGGGTGAACGCGGAGGAGGCGGTCTGGCTGGTCGCCACCGTCGGCGCCGACAAGATCGGCATGGTGTTCGGGGAACTGTCCGGTGGTGAGGTCAACGTGCGGATCTGGATCCACCCGGAGCACCGCAAGCGCGGGTACGGCACCGCGACGCTACGGGCCTCGCGTTCGGAGATGGCCGCCTACTTCCCCGCGGTGCCCCTCGTCGTGCGGGCCCCCGCCGCCGGGGCCTGA
- a CDS encoding GNAT family N-acetyltransferase: protein MSAPPLFRLADDRRVSVVRDVAAVQRVLDDDPVGACMVASRVADHGVEPSAIGGELWTRRRATDSLCYAGANLIPLRGEPADMHAFAEKATSSARRCSSLVGRAELVMPMWQRLERAWGPARDVRDHQPLMALDTSPQSLVDPAVRPVRIEELDAYLVAAIDMFIGEVGIDPRAGDGGRGYRRRVAGLIAAGRAWARFERGEVVFKAEVGSQSPAVGQIQGVWVHPDRRGHGLGTAGTAALAAAVVRGGRIASLYVNSYNTVARATYARIGFRQVGTFATVLLD from the coding sequence ATGTCGGCTCCGCCGCTCTTCCGCCTCGCCGACGACCGTCGAGTCTCGGTGGTGCGCGACGTCGCAGCGGTTCAGCGCGTGCTCGACGACGATCCGGTCGGCGCCTGCATGGTCGCGTCCCGGGTCGCCGATCACGGGGTGGAACCCAGCGCGATCGGCGGTGAGCTGTGGACCCGCAGGCGCGCCACCGACTCCCTCTGCTACGCCGGGGCGAACCTCATCCCGCTGCGCGGTGAACCCGCCGACATGCACGCGTTCGCCGAGAAGGCCACCAGCAGTGCGCGGCGCTGTTCGTCGCTGGTGGGGCGAGCCGAACTCGTGATGCCCATGTGGCAGCGGCTGGAACGGGCCTGGGGGCCCGCCCGCGACGTGCGCGACCACCAACCGCTGATGGCACTGGACACCTCGCCGCAGAGCCTCGTCGACCCGGCGGTGCGCCCGGTGCGGATCGAGGAACTCGACGCCTACCTGGTGGCGGCCATCGACATGTTCATCGGTGAGGTCGGGATCGACCCCCGGGCGGGTGACGGTGGCCGTGGCTATCGGCGCCGGGTCGCCGGGCTCATCGCGGCCGGCCGGGCGTGGGCCCGGTTCGAACGCGGTGAGGTGGTGTTCAAGGCGGAGGTCGGCTCGCAGTCGCCCGCCGTCGGCCAGATCCAGGGTGTGTGGGTCCATCCGGACCGGCGCGGTCACGGCCTGGGCACCGCGGGTACCGCGGCGCTGGCGGCCGCGGTCGTTCGGGGCGGACGGATCGCCAGCCTCTACGTCAACAGCTACAACACGGTGGCCCGGGCGACTTACGCGCGCATCGGCTTCCGGCAGGTGGGCACGTTCGCCACCGTGCTGCTCGACTGA
- the ispG gene encoding flavodoxin-dependent (E)-4-hydroxy-3-methylbut-2-enyl-diphosphate synthase: MTSGPAIGLGMPPAPPPVLAPRRKTRQLMVRDVGVGSDHPISVQSMCTTKTHDINSTLQQIAELTASGCDIVRVACPRQEDADALPIIAKKSKIPVIADIHFQPKYIFAAIDAGCAAVRVNPGNIKEFDGRVKEVAKAAGDAGIPIRIGVNAGSLDKRFLQKYGKATPEALVESALWEASLFEEHGFGDIKISVKHNDPVVMVAAYELLAARSDYPLHLGVTEAGPAFQGTIKSAVAFGALLSKGIGDTIRVSLSAPPAEEVKVGNQILESLNLRPRGLEIVSCPSCGRAQVDVYTLANEVTAGLEGMDVPLRVAVMGCVVNGPGEAREADLGVASGNGKGQIFVKGEVIKTVPEAQIVETLIEEAMRIAEEIGAAGDSPEGSPSGSPVVTVS, translated from the coding sequence ATGACTTCCGGCCCCGCCATCGGGCTTGGTATGCCGCCCGCACCCCCGCCGGTGCTGGCACCGCGGCGCAAGACCCGTCAGCTGATGGTGCGCGACGTCGGCGTGGGCAGCGATCATCCGATCTCGGTCCAGTCCATGTGCACCACCAAGACCCACGACATCAACTCGACCCTGCAGCAGATCGCCGAACTCACCGCGTCGGGCTGCGACATCGTCCGGGTGGCGTGCCCGCGGCAGGAGGACGCCGACGCGCTGCCGATCATCGCCAAGAAGTCGAAGATCCCGGTGATCGCCGACATCCACTTCCAGCCGAAGTACATCTTCGCCGCGATCGACGCCGGATGTGCGGCGGTGCGCGTCAACCCCGGCAACATCAAGGAGTTCGACGGTCGGGTCAAGGAGGTGGCCAAGGCCGCCGGTGACGCCGGCATCCCGATCCGCATCGGCGTCAACGCCGGATCGCTGGACAAGCGATTCCTGCAGAAGTACGGCAAGGCCACGCCCGAGGCGCTCGTCGAGTCGGCGCTGTGGGAGGCCTCGCTGTTCGAGGAGCACGGCTTCGGCGACATCAAGATCAGCGTCAAGCACAACGACCCCGTCGTGATGGTCGCGGCCTACGAGTTGCTGGCCGCCCGCAGCGACTACCCGCTTCACCTCGGTGTCACCGAGGCCGGCCCGGCGTTCCAGGGGACGATCAAGTCCGCGGTCGCCTTCGGCGCGTTGCTCTCCAAGGGCATCGGCGACACCATCCGGGTCTCGCTGTCCGCGCCGCCGGCCGAGGAGGTCAAGGTCGGCAACCAGATCCTCGAATCGCTCAACCTGCGCCCGCGCGGTCTGGAGATCGTGTCCTGCCCGTCGTGCGGACGCGCCCAGGTCGACGTGTACACCCTCGCCAACGAGGTCACCGCCGGCCTCGAGGGCATGGACGTCCCGTTGCGCGTCGCCGTCATGGGCTGTGTCGTCAACGGTCCCGGCGAAGCCCGCGAAGCCGATCTCGGGGTGGCCTCCGGCAACGGCAAGGGTCAGATCTTCGTCAAGGGTGAGGTCATCAAGACCGTGCCCGAGGCGCAGATCGTCGAGACGCTGATCGAGGAGGCCATGCGCATCGCGGAGGAGATCGGCGCCGCCGGTGACAGCCCCGAGGGAAGTCCCAGCGGTTCGCCGGTTGTGACCGTAAGCTGA